From the Odocoileus virginianus isolate 20LAN1187 ecotype Illinois chromosome 20, Ovbor_1.2, whole genome shotgun sequence genome, the window CTAAGCgtttgtgttcagtcacttcagtcgtatctgattctttgccaccccatggaccgtgacccaccaggctcctccgtccgtagaattttcccggcaagaatactggagtgggttggcatttcctacttcagtggatcttcccaacccaggaatcgaacctgcgtctcctccaTCTTAGGGAAGCCCTAAGAGCTGTCCCATTTCAAAAAACCACGCCCTTTCTCTTAAATCCTTCCTGCGTATCTATCCATCGCATCTTGTCTCCAGTCTTCCCTCAGTCTCCGCCCTCTGCATCTTTTGACCCTGACCCGTTCCTGCAGGCCCCGCCCCCTAATGTAGCCCCACTTATCCTCTAGTTTTACTTTAGCCTCTCCATCAAAGCTCCTCTTCCCTAAGTCCTGAGGTTCTTCCTTCAAAGATCTCAAACCCCGCCCCCAGGACCTTGCAAAGACACGTGTCCAACAGCTGCGCGCAGAGAAGCTCTGGGGCCAAGCCCAAACAGAGGCGCGATGCCACCAGTCCCGCTAGGGCAGACCCAGACATCGCATCCCACACGCCATCAGAAGCCAAGAGCATGAACTCGTCCTCCGCTTGGCGTGCCAGGGCGGTCACCTCAGGCTCCGCGGAAACGAGTTGCTGTTCTGGGGGCCTTCCCGGAGCCTCTTTGTAGGCAAAGTCTCCCAGTGCTCTGGACACTGCCAAAGAGCCCTCGAGGCGCCGACGGCTGATGGTGCCGCCCGCGTCATGGATGCGTTCACGTTCTCGGGGACGGAGGGGCCGATGGTCCTCAGTGCTGAAGGCCACGGCGCCGGCGCGACTCAGCACCGCGCGGGAGTCACCGCAGTGCGCCAGGTACAGAAAGCGCGGGGAAACCAGTAACGCCACAGCGGTGGAGCCACCCGGCTCGCCGCGGGGCCAGAGGGCACGCAGGCGCGCGTCTGCGCTCAGAAAGGCGCGGCGCAGTGCTTCGCACACGCCCTGGGGCTCGCTGGGCGCCGGGCCCAGCGCCTCGAGCACTTGGCCCTTCAGGTGGCGCGCGCCGAAGAGGGCAGCTCTTGCCCCGCCGTGGCCGTCGAGGACTGCGAAGAAGGCCCAACCTGGGGGCAGCCCGGGTAGCGCAAGCGAAGCGCAGTGAGCGTCCTCCATGTGTGCGCGCCAGCCCTGCACTGCGCTAGCCCCGAAGCGCAGACCCCACGCTGCCGCCGCACCCCCGTGCGGCCGCTGGGCGCAACGCGGCGCGTCTAGGAGGGACTGAGGCCGGTTGGGAGACCTGcatccctcctcttcttcctccacctcctcttcctTGCGGGCTGGCCAAAGGAGACGTTCCAGCAGGCGGGCAAGGGCCGCCATCCTTCGGCCTGGGGATCAGGAGGCTCCACCCTCTGCACCTGCTAACCATCCCCGCCCCACCCGCTCACTAATCCCCTGCCTTGTGACATCTTAAACCACCTAAATCTCCTTCCTATGCCCTTGACTTGCACTCAAGTCACTAGAAAGGGTTGAACTCTTAGGGCTTCCCTCTTCCGCATCTTCAAAGCGAGGCTTTGGCTTTGGATTAGAGAAAAATGACAATAGTGCCAATCTAGCACTGACCATAACTACACAAAATTTTACATCATCATCTCCAGTTTACCGGAGAGGAAACCGTGTCACAGAAGTAAACAGTGTTATTGGGAAACGATTTCTAGAATCTGTATTCTCAACACAACACTCGGCTCCGGATACCCAGCCCTGCTCTGTCCAATCTTCTCCCATATCAGTGGTCCCATCCTGGGTTTCAAAAGCTTTCGATCCTTAACTTTTTTATTTCGACCTCTGTCTAGTCCCCGGGTTTCAGTCGCTTCTCTTCCAGATCCCGCCCATCCATTCATACATGCTGTGGCTCCAAATATTTGCTATCCCGACTGGACTCTAGCTCCGCCTCTTAGCTACAGGCCCAGCCCCCTCACTCCAGATTGCGCTCACCTTCTGAGCCACACCAACTCCCTTGTTTGTTCTGCCTCATT encodes:
- the PPM1N gene encoding probable protein phosphatase 1N isoform X3, with the translated sequence MAALARLLERLLWPARKEEEVEEEEEGCRSPNRPQSLLDAPRCAQRPHGGAAAAWGLRFGASAVQGWRAHMEDAHCASLALPGLPPGWAFFAVLDGHGGARAALFGARHLKGQVLEALGPAPSEPQGVCEALRRAFLSADARLRALWPRGEPGGSTAVALLVSPRFLYLAHCGDSRAVLSRAGAVAFSTEDHRPLRPRERERIHDAGGTISRRRLEGSLAVSRALGDFAYKEAPGRPPEQQLVSAEPEGSLDNMTCLLVCFPGAPRPCEEAIRKEVLLDAALGRRVAELCASASEPPSLNTVFRTLASEDIPDLPPGGGLYCKATVIAEAYSQFCQPSRQCWVGLHMRWQRLAAPGSRPRNLTSPVEHAFPSRGSRGSRAASHWPHWITCPTCL
- the PPM1N gene encoding probable protein phosphatase 1N isoform X1; the protein is MAALARLLERLLWPARKEEEVEEEEEGCRSPNRPQSLLDAPRCAQRPHGGAAAAWGLRFGASAVQGWRAHMEDAHCASLALPGLPPGWAFFAVLDGHGGARAALFGARHLKGQVLEALGPAPSEPQGVCEALRRAFLSADARLRALWPRGEPGGSTAVALLVSPRFLYLAHCGDSRAVLSRAGAVAFSTEDHRPLRPRERERIHDAGGTISRRRLEGSLAVSRALGDFAYKEAPGRPPEQQLVSAEPEVTALARQAEDEFMLLASDGVWDAMSGSALAGLVASRLCLGLAPELLCAQLLDTCLCKGSLDNMTCLLVCFPGAPRPCEEAIRKEVLLDAALGRRVAELCASASEPPSLNTVFRTLASEDIPDLPPGGGLYCKATVIAEAYSQFCQPSRQCWVGLHMRWQRLAAPGSRPRNLTSPVEHAFPSRGSRGSRAASHWPHWITCPTCL
- the PPM1N gene encoding probable protein phosphatase 1N isoform X2; its protein translation is MAALARLLERLLWPARKEEEVEEEEEGCRSPNRPQSLLDAPRCAQRPHGGAAAAWGLRFGASAVQGWRAHMEDAHCASLALPGLPPGWAFFAVLDGHGGARAALFGARHLKGQVLEALGPAPSEPQGVCEALRRAFLSADARLRALWPRGEPGGSTAVALLVSPRFLYLAHCGDSRAVLSRAGAVAFSTEDHRPLRPRERERIHDAGGTISRRRLEGSLAVSRALGDFAYKEAPGRPPEQQLVSAEPEVTALARQAEDEFMLLASDGVWDAMSGSALAGLVASRLCLGLAPELLCAQLLDTCLCKGSLDNMTCLLVCFPGAPRPCEEAIRKEVLLDAALGRRVAELCASASEPPSLNTVFRTLASEDIPDLPPGGGLYCKATVIAEAYSQFCQPSRQCWVKGQKGAEEPTAQLGPQRN